The proteins below are encoded in one region of Helicoverpa armigera isolate CAAS_96S chromosome 11, ASM3070526v1, whole genome shotgun sequence:
- the LOC135116571 gene encoding protein cueball-like, whose product MKRMPFVVALVCLSLGVAHSWDIATTSGNRIDFFKNDTITHSMTSHQFKNLTALAYDALHDTLLIVDQQTDNSSLYRFNFTSNDFQAILTRKEIISFAIDPVKELLFWIEDKSIHSMTLKPSHENNLNERVVLRLDEENLRAIAVDSCSGFVYWTSTSSMKPAIEKVRFDGSDRAVLIDQDIQEPHRLVIDPQINKMFWIDIRHDDTCTYRVKYSDLEGNNKDELLHGTNLPRALTVSKDFVYLIENQQKAVWKDSKLHILGTLKQIGSSYSEIPSSIVAKYTLEEQTKGIQECKALTGLLQDNSENETSRRIISELESLICVHGEKANATSCICAPGYIGERCDVSVCQNYCNHGNCSVSDEGEPSCGCESGYSGARCDINMCFNYCLNNGVCYFTEENEPLCQCSGNYRGSRCEAIVNDTVSPAFSSGDKNYTLVDLLFNRRKVNGKFIVNFEVESE is encoded by the exons ATGAAGAGAATGCCTTTCGTGGTGGCGCTGGTGTGCTTGTCTCTTGGAGTAGCACACTCCTGGG ATATCGCAACAACTTCGGGAAAtcgaatagatttttttaaaaacgaTACGATAACACACAGCATGACTAGCCACCAGTTTAAGAACCTCACGGCGTTAGCTTACGACGCACTCCACGACACGCTCCTGATCGTCGACCAACAGACAGACAACTCTTCCTTATACAGATTTAACTTCACATCCAACGACTTTCAGGCCATACTAACGAGGAAAGAGATAATTAGTTTCGCTATCGATCCagtaaaagaattattattttggatTGAGGATAAAAGTATACACTCGATGACCCTCAAGCCTTCACATGAAAACAACTTAAACGAAAGGGTTGTACTCCGGTTGGATGAAGAGAATCTGAGGGCTATCGCTGTCGATAGCTGTTCAGG GTTTGTTTACTGGACTAGTACAAGCTCTATGAAGCCCGCAATAGAAAAAGTAAGATTTGATGGCTCCGACAGAGCAGTATTGATAGACCAGGACATCCAAGAACCTCATCGCCTTGTCATCGATcctcaaataaacaaaatgttctGGATTGATATCAGACACGACGACACGTGCACGTACAGAGTAAAGTATTCAGATTTAGAAGGAAACAATAAAGATGAATTATTGCACGGAACCAATCTACCTAGAGCATTAACTGTGTCAAaagattttgtatatttaatcgAAAATCAACAGAAAGCCGTTTGGAAAGATTCAAAACTTCATATTTTAGGTACATTAAAGCAGATCGGTAGTTCGTACTCTGAAATTCCGTCTAGTATTGTTGCGAAATATACACTTGAAGAACAAACTAAGGGAATTCAGGAATGTAAAGCTTTAACTGGTTTGCTACAAGATAATTCAGAGAACGAAACCTCTCGTCGTATTATTTCGGAGCTCGAGAGCCTCATTTGTGTTCATGGTGAGAAGGCTAATGCCACATCTTGCATATGCGCGCCTGGCTACATCGGCGAGAGATGCGATGTGTCAGTCTGTCAGAACTATTGCAACCACGGCAACTGCAGTGTCAGTGATGAGGGGGAACCCTCTTGCGG ATGTGAGTCTGGTTATTCTGGAGCGAGGTGCGACATCAACATGTGCTTCAATTACTGTCTGAACAACGGTGTTTGTTACTTTACTGAAGAGAATGAACCACTCTGCCAATGCAGTGGAAATTACCGTGGTTCCAGATGTGAAGCTATCGTAAACGACACAGTTAGCCCTGCGTTCAGTTCAGGGGATAAAAACTATACTTTGGTCGATTTGTTGTTTAATCGGCGAAAAGTGAATGGCAAATTCATTGTAAATTTTGAAGTAGAATCTGAATAA